One Flavobacterium sp. 90 DNA segment encodes these proteins:
- a CDS encoding YtxH domain-containing protein has product MSKNLNTVAAILGAAAAGAAIGILFAPDKGSKTRAKLKEGLDDATHNLKDTLSASSEVLREKFTHAKENLDGTYGELLSNMSYKTEEVISFLESKLADLKAQNAKLQK; this is encoded by the coding sequence ATGTCAAAGAACTTAAATACAGTAGCAGCAATATTAGGTGCTGCGGCTGCTGGTGCAGCGATTGGAATTTTATTTGCTCCTGACAAAGGATCTAAAACTCGTGCTAAACTTAAGGAAGGTTTAGATGACGCAACACATAATTTGAAGGATACACTTTCTGCAAGTTCTGAAGTGTTACGTGAAAAATTTACACATGCTAAAGAAAATTTAGATGGAACTTATGGAGAATTACTTTCAAATATGAGTTATAAAACAGAAGAGGTTATCAGTTTTTTGGAATCTAAACTGGCTGATTTGAAAGCACAAAACGCTAAACTTCAAAAATAA
- a CDS encoding competence protein, which translates to MAFEEFKENTENIQDQAKVYLESHLAYYKLWGFKVAMKSTTLIFKFILILLGLSMVLLFGSVAAGFAFSTLFGSYTLGFLTVGGIYLVVTILIFFIKDKFVEGPILEKFSEIFFND; encoded by the coding sequence ATGGCTTTTGAAGAATTTAAAGAAAATACTGAAAACATTCAGGATCAGGCTAAAGTTTACCTGGAAAGTCATTTAGCTTATTATAAGCTTTGGGGTTTTAAGGTTGCGATGAAATCAACAACTTTAATTTTTAAGTTTATTTTGATTTTGTTAGGTTTAAGTATGGTTTTACTATTTGGATCGGTTGCTGCGGGATTTGCTTTTAGTACTTTATTTGGTAGTTATACTTTAGGATTTTTGACAGTAGGAGGGATCTATCTTGTAGTGACAATTCTAATTTTCTTCATAAAAGATAAGTTTGTTGAAGGTCCAATTTTGGAAAAATTTTCAGAAATCTTTTTTAATGACTAA
- a CDS encoding DUF6327 family protein yields METKKYSSYAEIERDLEILKLEKEINYQKLVLSFQKTKESITPHNILSGVLSSYKEYFTRSYPQILQSILPYIIGWFINKKRGK; encoded by the coding sequence ATGGAAACTAAAAAATACTCATCATACGCAGAAATCGAAAGAGATTTGGAAATTCTGAAATTAGAAAAAGAAATTAATTATCAGAAATTGGTTTTAAGTTTTCAAAAAACTAAAGAATCAATTACACCTCATAATATTCTTAGTGGCGTTCTTTCTTCTTATAAAGAATATTTCACCAGGTCATATCCGCAAATTTTACAATCAATTTTACCCTATATTATAGGTTGGTTTATCAATAAAAAAAGAGGCAAATAA
- a CDS encoding SPFH domain-containing protein translates to MGTAFIILIVFALFIFMSSFFTVKQQSSVIIERFGKFHSVRNSGLQLKIPLVDRLAGRVNLKIQQLDVIIETKTKDNVFIKMKVSVQFKVIQDKVYDAFYKLEYPHDQITAYVFDVVRAEVPKLKLDDVFERKDDIAIAVKRELNEAMTTYGYDIINTLVTDIDPDIQVKNAMNRINAADREKTAAEFEAESSRIRIVAKAKAEAESKRLQGQGIADQRREIARGLVESVEVLNNVGINSQEASALIVVTQHYDTLQAIGADANSNLILLPNSPQAGSDMLNNMVASFTASNQVGEMMKKNNKKIVKPKPIEPQSGYEDDIQPEVK, encoded by the coding sequence ATGGGTACAGCATTTATTATCCTAATAGTCTTCGCACTATTTATTTTTATGTCTTCATTTTTTACTGTAAAACAACAATCATCAGTAATTATAGAACGATTTGGAAAATTCCACAGTGTTAGAAATTCAGGATTACAACTAAAAATTCCGCTAGTAGACAGATTGGCCGGACGTGTAAATCTTAAAATTCAACAATTAGATGTTATCATCGAAACTAAAACCAAGGACAACGTTTTTATCAAAATGAAAGTTTCGGTTCAGTTCAAAGTGATTCAGGATAAAGTATATGACGCATTTTATAAATTAGAATATCCTCACGATCAAATTACTGCTTACGTATTTGATGTCGTTCGTGCCGAAGTTCCTAAACTAAAATTGGATGACGTTTTTGAAAGAAAAGATGATATTGCAATTGCTGTAAAAAGAGAATTGAATGAAGCAATGACTACTTACGGATATGATATTATCAATACTTTGGTTACTGATATTGATCCGGACATTCAGGTAAAAAATGCAATGAACAGAATCAACGCTGCCGACAGAGAAAAAACTGCTGCCGAATTTGAAGCTGAAAGTTCAAGAATCAGAATCGTTGCAAAAGCAAAAGCTGAAGCCGAAAGTAAACGCTTGCAAGGTCAAGGTATTGCAGATCAACGTCGTGAAATTGCCAGAGGTCTTGTAGAAAGTGTTGAAGTTTTAAACAATGTTGGTATAAATTCTCAAGAAGCTTCTGCCCTAATTGTAGTAACTCAGCATTATGATACACTTCAAGCAATTGGTGCTGATGCAAATTCAAACTTAATTTTGCTGCCAAATTCTCCTCAAGCCGGAAGTGATATGTTGAATAATATGGTTGCATCTTTCACAGCTTCAAATCAAGTTGGTGAAATGATGAAGAAAAACAATAAAAAAATAGTGAAACCAAAACCAATTGAACCTCAATCTGGTTATGAAGATGACATTCAACCGGAAGTAAAATAA
- the gltX gene encoding glutamate--tRNA ligase codes for MSKQVRVRFAPSPTGPLHIGGVRTALFNYLFAKKNNGVFYLRIEDTDQTRFVPGAEAYIMEALEWLGISPEETVGKNEKFGPYRQSDRKELYQTYADQLINSGWAYYAFDTPEALDTLRKEQESEGKTFIYNHTIREKLDTSLVISAEEVAKRIANGEHYVIRFKTPVDETLYLKDIIRGDVKFETSLLDDKVLFKSDGMPTYHLANIVDDHLMETSHVIRGEEWLPSMPLHVLLYRAFGWDAPEFAHLPLILKPIGNGKLSKRDGDKLGFPVFPLEWKTEEGISSGYREKGFFPEAVINFLALLGWNDGTDKELFSLEELVESFDLNRVHKSGAKFDPEKNKWFNHQYLIKQNNEDLAKSFSPILVEKGVDISKFDVTRIVSLIKERAHFVSEFWDLTDFFFQAPTSYDEKASKNWKEETPALMQELISTLEYIDGFDSANIEAIVKDWLTKNEIGMGKVMQPFRLSLVGALKGPHLFDIVEIIGKEETISRIQKAIATL; via the coding sequence ATGTCAAAGCAAGTTCGTGTGCGTTTTGCACCAAGTCCAACAGGACCTTTACATATTGGCGGAGTTCGTACTGCCCTATTTAATTATTTATTTGCCAAAAAAAATAATGGCGTTTTTTATCTAAGAATTGAAGACACAGATCAGACTCGTTTTGTTCCTGGTGCCGAAGCTTATATTATGGAAGCGCTTGAATGGTTGGGAATTTCCCCTGAAGAAACTGTTGGTAAAAATGAAAAATTTGGACCATACAGACAAAGTGATCGTAAGGAATTATACCAAACTTATGCTGATCAATTGATCAATTCTGGTTGGGCATATTATGCTTTTGATACTCCGGAAGCTCTTGATACTTTAAGAAAAGAACAAGAATCTGAAGGAAAAACATTTATCTACAATCACACAATTCGCGAAAAGTTAGATACTTCTCTGGTAATTTCTGCTGAAGAAGTTGCTAAAAGAATTGCAAATGGAGAACATTATGTAATTCGTTTTAAAACTCCAGTTGACGAAACTTTATACTTAAAAGATATAATTCGTGGAGATGTAAAATTCGAAACTAGTTTACTTGATGACAAAGTATTGTTTAAAAGTGACGGAATGCCAACATACCATTTAGCCAATATTGTTGATGATCATTTGATGGAAACTTCACATGTAATTCGTGGTGAAGAATGGTTGCCATCTATGCCTCTTCACGTTTTATTATACAGAGCTTTTGGTTGGGATGCTCCGGAATTTGCACATTTACCTTTGATTTTAAAACCAATTGGTAACGGAAAATTATCTAAAAGAGATGGTGATAAATTAGGTTTTCCTGTGTTTCCACTAGAATGGAAAACTGAAGAAGGAATTTCATCTGGTTACAGAGAGAAAGGATTTTTCCCGGAAGCTGTTATAAACTTCCTTGCTTTGTTAGGTTGGAATGATGGAACTGATAAAGAATTATTTTCGTTGGAAGAACTTGTAGAATCTTTTGACTTGAACAGAGTTCATAAATCTGGAGCAAAATTTGATCCTGAGAAAAACAAATGGTTCAATCACCAATATCTAATCAAACAAAATAATGAAGATTTAGCGAAGAGCTTCTCTCCTATTTTGGTAGAAAAAGGTGTTGATATTTCTAAATTTGATGTTACAAGAATTGTTTCTTTGATTAAAGAAAGAGCACATTTTGTTTCTGAATTTTGGGATTTAACTGATTTCTTTTTCCAGGCACCAACATCATATGATGAAAAAGCAAGTAAAAACTGGAAGGAAGAAACGCCGGCTTTAATGCAGGAATTGATTTCTACTCTTGAATATATTGATGGTTTTGATTCAGCAAATATTGAAGCAATCGTAAAAGATTGGTTAACCAAAAACGAAATCGGAATGGGAAAAGTTATGCAGCCTTTCCGCTTGAGTTTGGTTGGAGCTCTTAAAGGTCCTCACCTATTTGACATTGTAGAAATCATTGGAAAAGAAGAAACTATTTCAAGAATTCAGAAAGCAATTGCTACTTTATAA